One Coraliomargarita parva DNA segment encodes these proteins:
- a CDS encoding DUF4177 domain-containing protein: MAGFGFDAEAISARGKAGDMYIVQQVVLTEKFLGTGSGASSLTNLQAAINKQVANGYRLHTISTTSSGSKGFLSGDKIQATMVFEKVL; this comes from the coding sequence ATGGCAGGGTTCGGATTCGATGCGGAAGCTATTTCAGCACGAGGTAAAGCTGGCGACATGTATATTGTTCAACAGGTTGTTTTAACCGAGAAGTTTCTCGGAACTGGATCTGGAGCATCAAGCCTAACGAACTTGCAGGCAGCAATTAACAAGCAAGTGGCTAATGGCTATAGACTTCACACGATCTCGACTACTTCGTCAGGGTCCAAGGGTTTTTTGTCAGGAGATAAGATTCAAGCCACAATGGTTTTCGAAAAGGTTCTCTAG
- a CDS encoding tetratricopeptide repeat protein: MPHTRLNRPLPRRARSLLLCLGICWGPAGSAAATLKEQVDLAVGAFTAGQYGEAYWQFETLEVDYGEEPEYLDPDFQRILHPVRGYAALMADRPTDALVEFTELLRQPDLSPGLRAFALYNAAIAQAQTQALSLAAHSFRSFQESFPNTREAGLALLQEAELCYEIGETDVALERLNGFYRSDAPATLRMQGRLRALQIAGESGRTELVQELLFTTDWQVSQMPDIAILTFAAIDAGDLLLGASQPEQAIRAYRLALPRESLLKQQAQRLQATRRLAEEEGVFASSIWKSHIRQLIGRLERQQSRLEQMEDYTPSLYLRSGQAYLLAGRHREARLLFREIAQDEAYTSEIRAEAHYRWTLALCEAEQWAKARETAHGFLEAHPGHALANAALFLIARAYQAEGRYSDAIAVLDELIVNFPKDKQAPRWYFTRGYNLCSLERPAEARECFETALASYPKSELHTQLALWSGLTWFFEKDYATALKQLERLREKSRKHPLYPEIQYRIANLHYALRDYKAAIRRADKLIKTFPDHHRVPEAQALRGDSLMGQGELIQAAAAFRQVPADDAQLYDYAVFQCAKIYRALERYDLLRTQLQSYVDREDAASRPRVSEALYWIGWSLQQEGRASEAFPLYEAALQRFGNRPEARAVGSILSAYATLYRRNPDISSGFDRWLQDTSEQSLQTVELTWYARLTRFQAKRLEKSAGKASAEAAMLNIHRLVPIEQQDVACLAEIGILLAERGYDSADDYFEQILTCYPKRFERAAAYYGKARLAAKNSHLTQAQRWLARFLEETPTHPLAADARLLAADLFVREGRYALARTALDEVLQIKEMRGRPHARALATLARIESETGAPKRAIAYWQRIYTLYRAYPELLAPAYWQSALLFEELGDAVAARNTLKEMLADPRLKQDPLFEKAAAKLPALQAAAASQSELAEHAPPTKELAP; encoded by the coding sequence ATGCCACACACCCGTCTAAATAGGCCTCTCCCGCGCCGCGCCCGGTCACTCCTGCTGTGTTTGGGAATCTGCTGGGGGCCTGCCGGCTCGGCCGCAGCGACCCTGAAGGAGCAGGTCGACTTGGCGGTGGGAGCCTTTACCGCGGGACAGTACGGCGAGGCCTACTGGCAGTTCGAGACGCTGGAGGTGGACTACGGGGAGGAGCCGGAATACCTGGACCCTGATTTCCAGCGGATCCTGCACCCCGTGCGTGGCTACGCGGCCCTGATGGCCGACCGGCCGACGGATGCGTTGGTCGAATTCACCGAGCTGCTGCGTCAGCCGGACCTCTCCCCCGGCCTTCGCGCCTTTGCGCTCTACAACGCAGCCATTGCCCAGGCCCAGACACAGGCCCTGTCCCTCGCAGCCCATAGCTTCCGGAGCTTCCAAGAGTCCTTCCCCAACACCCGGGAAGCGGGACTCGCCCTGCTGCAGGAGGCCGAACTGTGCTATGAAATCGGCGAAACCGATGTGGCACTGGAACGCCTGAACGGCTTCTACCGGAGCGATGCGCCGGCCACCCTGCGTATGCAGGGGCGCCTACGTGCACTCCAGATCGCAGGGGAAAGCGGGCGAACGGAGCTCGTGCAGGAGTTGCTGTTTACCACCGACTGGCAGGTCAGTCAGATGCCGGACATCGCCATCCTGACCTTCGCGGCGATCGACGCGGGCGACCTGTTGCTGGGCGCCTCACAACCGGAGCAGGCCATTCGCGCCTACCGGCTGGCCCTCCCCCGGGAAAGCTTGCTCAAGCAACAGGCGCAACGCTTGCAGGCGACCCGCCGACTGGCCGAGGAGGAAGGCGTCTTTGCCTCCAGTATCTGGAAGAGTCATATTCGCCAGCTGATTGGACGCCTGGAACGCCAGCAGTCTCGGCTCGAACAAATGGAGGACTACACACCGAGCCTGTACCTGCGCTCGGGGCAGGCCTACCTGCTCGCCGGACGCCACCGCGAAGCCCGCCTGCTCTTTCGTGAAATCGCGCAGGACGAGGCCTATACGTCCGAAATCAGGGCTGAAGCACACTACCGCTGGACCCTTGCCTTGTGTGAAGCGGAGCAGTGGGCCAAGGCACGCGAAACGGCTCACGGCTTCCTCGAAGCACACCCGGGCCATGCCTTAGCCAACGCCGCGCTGTTCCTCATCGCACGCGCCTATCAGGCCGAAGGCCGCTACAGCGATGCCATTGCCGTACTGGACGAGCTGATCGTCAATTTCCCCAAGGACAAGCAGGCCCCCCGCTGGTACTTCACCCGCGGCTACAATCTCTGCTCACTGGAGCGGCCCGCCGAAGCACGCGAGTGCTTTGAAACAGCCCTGGCAAGCTATCCCAAATCGGAGCTGCACACCCAGTTGGCGCTCTGGTCCGGGCTGACCTGGTTTTTTGAAAAGGACTATGCCACGGCGCTGAAGCAACTCGAACGCCTGCGCGAAAAGAGCCGCAAGCACCCCCTGTATCCGGAGATCCAGTACCGGATCGCCAACCTGCACTACGCACTGCGCGACTACAAGGCGGCCATTCGGCGTGCCGACAAGCTCATCAAGACCTTTCCGGACCACCACCGCGTGCCGGAAGCGCAGGCCCTGCGCGGGGACAGTTTAATGGGACAGGGCGAGCTCATCCAGGCAGCGGCCGCCTTTCGGCAGGTACCGGCGGACGATGCCCAACTGTACGACTACGCGGTCTTCCAGTGCGCCAAAATCTACCGTGCACTGGAGCGCTACGACCTGCTGCGCACACAGCTGCAGTCCTACGTGGACCGGGAAGACGCGGCAAGCAGGCCCCGGGTGAGCGAGGCACTCTACTGGATCGGCTGGTCGCTGCAACAGGAGGGCCGTGCAAGCGAAGCCTTTCCCCTCTATGAAGCCGCCCTCCAACGCTTCGGCAACCGACCGGAAGCCCGGGCGGTCGGTTCGATCCTATCCGCCTATGCCACGCTCTACCGGCGCAACCCGGACATCTCGTCCGGCTTCGACCGCTGGCTTCAGGACACCTCGGAGCAGAGCCTGCAAACCGTCGAACTGACCTGGTATGCGCGCCTCACACGCTTTCAGGCGAAGCGGCTGGAAAAGAGCGCGGGCAAGGCCAGCGCCGAGGCCGCCATGCTCAACATCCACCGCCTCGTACCGATCGAGCAACAGGACGTGGCCTGCCTCGCGGAGATCGGTATCCTTCTGGCCGAGCGCGGCTATGACTCGGCGGACGACTATTTCGAACAGATCCTCACCTGCTACCCGAAACGCTTTGAGCGCGCCGCCGCCTACTACGGCAAGGCCCGGCTGGCAGCGAAAAACAGCCACCTGACACAGGCACAGCGCTGGCTGGCACGCTTCCTGGAGGAGACCCCCACACACCCGCTGGCGGCGGACGCCCGGCTGCTGGCCGCCGACCTGTTCGTCCGCGAAGGACGCTATGCGCTCGCCCGCACCGCACTCGATGAGGTTCTGCAGATCAAGGAGATGCGGGGGCGGCCCCATGCTCGGGCCCTAGCCACGCTGGCCCGGATCGAAAGCGAAACCGGTGCCCCGAAACGGGCGATCGCCTACTGGCAACGCATCTACACACTTTACCGTGCCTACCCCGAACTGCTAGCCCCGGCCTACTGGCAGAGCGCCCTGCTCTTCGAGGAGCTCGGCGATGCGGTGGCCGCCCGCAACACACTGAAAGAGATGCTGGCCGACCCGCGCCTCAAACAGGATCCGCTGTTCGAGAAAGCAGCAGCCAAGCTGCCCGCCCTGCAAGCCGCAGCCGCCTCGCAAAGCGAACTGGCCGAACATGCACCCCCGACCAAGGAGCTGGCCCCGTGA